A genomic window from Deltaproteobacteria bacterium includes:
- a CDS encoding fibronectin type III domain-containing protein, producing the protein MRKGNMKKVLFILISVLFVTFSLSQAEPKHLGQAGAKAKHDPGSLFPQPKPNKSKTNQPPATELMEPAFMAKINGTTVKLKWSSVAGAENYHLQIATDPNFKWLTLDNHYQKTISYDVTDLSPGKTYYWRVAAVRNSNDATYIKGDFVKSMFEVIK; encoded by the coding sequence ATGCGGAAAGGGAATATGAAGAAAGTTTTATTTATCTTAATTTCAGTTTTATTTGTTACTTTTAGTTTGAGTCAGGCAGAGCCTAAGCATTTGGGGCAAGCGGGCGCCAAAGCGAAACATGATCCTGGATCCCTTTTTCCTCAACCTAAGCCAAATAAATCAAAAACGAATCAGCCTCCAGCGACAGAGCTTATGGAGCCTGCTTTTATGGCTAAGATAAACGGAACCACCGTAAAGCTTAAGTGGAGTTCTGTGGCCGGTGCAGAAAACTATCATCTTCAGATAGCCACAGATCCAAATTTTAAGTGGCTCACTTTAGATAATCATTATCAGAAAACGATCTCCTATGACGTCACCGATTTGTCACCAGGTAAAACCTATTACTGGCGAGTTGCTGCTGTTCGAAACTCTAATGATGCGACCTACATTAAAGGTGATTTTGTAAAATCAATGTTTGAAGTGATAAAATAG
- a CDS encoding NAD(P)H-dependent oxidoreductase → MEKNTLIEKLNWRYAVKKFDSSKTISSSDWEILEESLRLAPSSYGLQPWKFLIIQSHEVRKKLTPLSWNQTQIEDCSHLVVLTFKKKMDEAHIQKHITRMAEVRKMDVSQLEGFKKAMIGDLVQGPRSEVINFWAQRQAYIAMGFLMETAALMKIDTCPLEGIDSKSYDKVLNLEGTGYETVAAVAVGYRHPEDAYQKAVKVRFEKKDIFTYL, encoded by the coding sequence GTGGAAAAAAATACACTCATCGAAAAATTAAATTGGCGGTATGCTGTAAAAAAATTTGATTCTTCAAAAACAATTTCTTCTTCAGATTGGGAAATTTTGGAAGAATCCTTACGGCTGGCACCTTCTTCTTATGGGCTTCAACCTTGGAAATTTTTAATTATTCAATCTCATGAGGTTCGAAAAAAACTAACTCCTCTTTCTTGGAATCAAACTCAAATCGAAGATTGTTCTCATCTTGTCGTTTTAACGTTTAAAAAGAAAATGGATGAGGCTCATATTCAAAAACATATTACCAGAATGGCCGAAGTCAGAAAAATGGATGTAAGCCAACTCGAAGGCTTTAAAAAAGCAATGATAGGTGATTTAGTTCAAGGCCCAAGAAGCGAAGTCATCAATTTTTGGGCCCAGAGGCAAGCTTATATTGCAATGGGTTTCTTGATGGAAACAGCAGCGCTTATGAAAATAGATACTTGTCCACTAGAGGGTATCGATTCCAAAAGCTATGATAAGGTTTTGAACCTTGAGGGAACTGGTTATGAAACAGTGGCTGCTGTTGCCGTTGGATACCGTCATCCAGAAGATGCTTATCAAAAAGCTGTTAAAGTCAGATTTGAGAAAAAAGATATCTTCACTTATTTGTAA